The Agromyces sp. LHK192 genome includes a window with the following:
- a CDS encoding HAD family phosphatase yields MTTRLPAAVLWDMDGTIVDTEPYWMAAEIRLFASFGLEWTHEDAEQVVGMGLWESAELFRRHGVDLEPDEIVYGLTEQVREQLRTDGVPWRPGARELLQELREASVPTALVTMSVRSMAEDVVRAIPFEAFDVIVAGDEVSEPKPHPEPYLLAAQRLGVDIADCVAIEDSPTGITSAHASGAVALGIPNLLDLRGTAHHHLWDTLAGRTPVDLGELLVELRAERSDAHDHDGTADDRGHDDGKASA; encoded by the coding sequence GTGACCACACGCCTTCCCGCCGCCGTCCTGTGGGACATGGACGGCACCATCGTCGACACCGAGCCGTACTGGATGGCCGCCGAGATCCGGCTGTTCGCCTCGTTCGGCCTCGAATGGACCCACGAGGACGCGGAGCAGGTGGTCGGCATGGGCTTGTGGGAGTCGGCCGAGCTGTTCCGCCGGCACGGCGTCGACCTCGAGCCCGACGAGATCGTGTACGGGCTGACCGAACAGGTGCGCGAGCAGCTCCGGACCGACGGCGTGCCGTGGCGGCCGGGGGCCCGCGAGCTCCTCCAGGAGCTGCGCGAGGCATCCGTGCCGACGGCGCTCGTGACGATGTCGGTGCGTTCGATGGCCGAGGACGTCGTGCGCGCGATCCCGTTCGAGGCCTTCGACGTGATCGTCGCCGGCGACGAGGTCTCCGAGCCGAAGCCGCATCCGGAGCCGTACCTGCTCGCGGCGCAGCGCCTCGGCGTCGACATCGCCGACTGCGTCGCGATCGAGGACTCGCCGACGGGCATCACCTCCGCGCACGCGTCGGGCGCCGTGGCGCTCGGCATCCCGAACCTCCTCGACCTCCGCGGCACCGCGCACCATCACCTCTGGGACACCCTCGCGGGCCGCACTCCTGTGGATCTCGGCGAGCTCCTCGTCGAGCTGCGGGCCGAACGGTCGGACGCGCACGACCACGACGGAACCGCGGACGACCGCGGCCATGACGACGGAAAGGCTTCAGCATGA